Proteins from a genomic interval of Luteolibacter sp. Y139:
- a CDS encoding rolling circle replication-associated protein yields MRSRTLSPRRVSSPDDDSHSRQSPAALRSRVLHVRDYSPPNWLTVAGVSKKRKAIERKGLPSFKNWRFITLTLDPELFEQCPLSGYLQGKDHMRRFLFACRGAGLWSDEAKWCWKMEFQANGWVHWHLLVERTLKFTHDELRDIARFWGLGRTNVERVNVREFLYSFKYAFKAVYQVDQDGSDSRNVAPEWFLDYHSTKLVTVTNEDGIRRKVRKPVSFARVRFWQTSKGFYTGLQIEDERPDIEPKSALVPFPVRVSAERLERSVQVVSRDAGGNYKSSAVITLAMSKGRFWHLASWHTAHGAAVGLAVGSFAVPAFIVKQNTTSCLIAPLIRENRLSLPAAERLRQEGTHLRTS; encoded by the coding sequence TTGCGCAGCCGGACCCTGAGCCCGCGTCGCGTCTCGTCCCCTGATGACGATTCCCATTCTCGGCAGAGTCCGGCTGCGCTCCGGTCGCGCGTCCTTCACGTCCGAGACTACAGCCCGCCGAATTGGCTCACCGTCGCCGGCGTCTCCAAGAAGCGGAAAGCCATCGAGCGCAAAGGCCTGCCCTCGTTCAAAAACTGGCGGTTCATCACCCTCACGCTCGATCCCGAACTTTTCGAGCAATGCCCCCTTTCCGGCTATCTCCAGGGCAAGGACCACATGCGCCGGTTTCTCTTCGCTTGCCGCGGCGCCGGCCTGTGGAGCGACGAGGCCAAATGGTGCTGGAAAATGGAGTTCCAGGCAAACGGCTGGGTTCACTGGCACTTGCTCGTCGAGCGCACATTGAAATTCACGCACGACGAGCTGCGGGACATCGCGCGCTTTTGGGGCCTCGGCCGCACCAACGTCGAACGGGTCAACGTCCGCGAGTTCCTTTACTCTTTCAAATACGCTTTCAAGGCCGTTTATCAGGTTGACCAGGACGGATCCGATTCCCGCAACGTCGCGCCCGAGTGGTTCCTTGATTACCACTCTACCAAGCTCGTCACCGTCACCAACGAGGATGGAATCCGCCGCAAGGTCCGGAAGCCCGTTTCCTTCGCCCGCGTTCGCTTCTGGCAGACCTCCAAGGGCTTCTACACCGGTCTCCAGATCGAGGACGAACGGCCCGACATCGAGCCAAAATCGGCCTTGGTCCCCTTTCCCGTTCGCGTCTCCGCGGAACGGTTAGAGCGCTCCGTCCAAGTCGTCTCCCGCGATGCCGGGGGCAACTACAAGTCGAGCGCCGTCATCACTCTTGCCATGTCGAAGGGCCGCTTCTGGCACCTCGCGTCCTGGCACACAGCTCACGGAGCGGCAGTCGGGCTCGCCGTGGGTTCCTTCGCAGTGCCCGCATTCATCGTAAAACAAAACACAACGTCATGTCTGATCGCACCCCTGATACGGGAAAACCGCCTGTCGCTTCCAGCAGCCGAGAGATTGCGGCAGGAGGGAACCCATTTGCGAACCTCCTGA
- a CDS encoding thrombospondin type 3 repeat-containing protein yields MEFDWGRNGTVDASTYLDFPEGRITLFYTPPTNSGSNYNFRLQPAVVNIAGGTEPYIGAVNEPYPWADDNDNDGIPDSTDPDDDNDGIPDNLDMFPKDPAENRDRDGDGVGDNADPDRDGDGVPNAQDKFPNNNQEWKDSDGDGVGDNHDSDDDNDGIFDGNDLQPTVPNKPAPGGGSGGSGDGDGGDATPINPGTPGTLDLGNLGAPGQLENPDKAFADSMSHVSLPGGIPDGIGDFAIDGLADDLKAAGTGMKSLLSGWQPFQTYVPSGDMTSFTADLGRFGSVIIPFPTEPASIGIFRGCCLFAVYWGGVMSVMRILKV; encoded by the coding sequence ATGGAGTTCGATTGGGGCCGCAACGGCACCGTTGACGCGAGCACCTACTTGGATTTCCCCGAAGGTCGCATCACCCTGTTTTACACTCCGCCGACGAACAGCGGCTCCAACTACAATTTCAGGCTTCAGCCTGCCGTCGTGAACATCGCTGGTGGCACGGAGCCCTACATCGGCGCAGTAAATGAGCCTTACCCGTGGGCTGACGATAACGACAACGACGGGATTCCCGACAGCACCGATCCCGACGACGACAACGACGGGATTCCCGACAACCTCGACATGTTTCCGAAGGACCCAGCGGAAAACAGGGACCGGGACGGGGATGGCGTCGGCGACAATGCCGATCCGGATCGTGACGGTGATGGGGTCCCAAATGCCCAGGACAAGTTTCCCAACAACAACCAGGAGTGGAAGGACAGCGACGGTGACGGAGTCGGCGACAATCACGACTCTGACGACGACAACGACGGCATCTTCGACGGTAACGATTTGCAGCCGACGGTTCCTAACAAGCCCGCTCCCGGTGGCGGCTCAGGTGGCTCCGGTGATGGTGACGGTGGCGACGCCACCCCGATTAACCCCGGCACTCCTGGCACCCTCGATCTGGGCAATTTGGGCGCACCTGGACAGCTTGAGAATCCCGACAAGGCATTTGCGGATTCCATGTCTCACGTCTCGCTTCCGGGTGGGATTCCGGATGGCATCGGCGACTTCGCCATTGATGGGCTTGCCGACGATCTGAAGGCCGCAGGTACGGGCATGAAGTCGCTGCTTTCCGGCTGGCAGCCGTTTCAGACCTACGTTCCCTCTGGGGACATGACCTCTTTCACCGCTGATTTGGGGCGCTTCGGCTCGGTCATCATCCCCTTCCCCACTGAGCCCGCCTCGATTGGCATCTTCCGGGGTTGCTGTCTCTTCGCCGTCTATTGGGGCGGGGTCATGTCCGTCATGAGAATTCTAAAGGTCTGA
- a CDS encoding zonular occludens toxin domain-containing protein, whose protein sequence is MISLVTGKIGGGKTLHCVGLMLRHLSRGGTVVTNVELVWEAVARLARIRYRVEVQPEQLVRIDLVDSAEWHVGIPWGTAALPVLVVLDEVHLFFNARDWAKTQQLHRGMLSFLSQSRKCCIDVVFIAQVATTLEKQFRVQCEWEFYCRSIKDIKIPGFGYLPFNFMLQVKKDVETDKPVSREFRAYDRALFPLYDTRAFLDLQMRTASESAARVAPLKLKRVPIIPPAFWISGLIGFVLWVAASYLL, encoded by the coding sequence ATGATCTCGCTCGTTACTGGCAAGATCGGAGGCGGCAAGACGCTCCACTGCGTGGGCCTCATGCTGCGTCACTTGTCCAGGGGGGGCACCGTTGTTACCAACGTGGAGCTGGTTTGGGAGGCCGTGGCCCGGCTTGCCCGGATTCGTTATCGCGTTGAAGTCCAGCCCGAGCAGCTCGTGAGAATCGACCTGGTCGATTCTGCCGAATGGCACGTGGGCATTCCCTGGGGAACCGCGGCCCTGCCCGTTCTCGTCGTGCTGGATGAGGTTCACCTGTTTTTCAACGCTCGCGATTGGGCCAAGACGCAGCAGCTTCACCGCGGCATGCTTTCGTTCCTGAGTCAGTCTCGCAAATGCTGCATTGATGTCGTCTTCATTGCGCAGGTCGCGACGACCCTTGAGAAGCAGTTCCGCGTTCAATGCGAGTGGGAGTTCTATTGTCGCAGCATTAAGGACATCAAGATTCCGGGGTTCGGTTACCTGCCTTTCAATTTCATGCTCCAGGTCAAAAAGGACGTGGAGACCGACAAGCCTGTCAGCCGTGAATTCCGTGCCTATGATCGCGCCTTGTTTCCTCTATACGATACCCGCGCTTTCTTGGATCTACAGATGCGTACCGCTTCGGAGTCGGCCGCCAGAGTCGCGCCGTTGAAGTTGAAGCGAGTTCCGATCATTCCTCCCGCATTCTGGATTTCCGGTTTGATTGGCTTCGTGCTCTGGGTGGCAGCTTCGTATCTACTATGA
- a CDS encoding type II secretion system protein GspD: MRLVILVVIGIAVTIFGLKRCTGSNAPKLPFLGGKAKQEEHAKADQDAVPAKVTPPVFNTSQVITFHNRVVPSAEVIGRGGEGQQAPVTWTVDTASNSILVRGEAKGVADMVAALRQLDIGGDECFVDGTMMFVRGDRVKDFEATIAYREGASLVPSATLSPGGFGVVLPWDAFNVSLSWLSENGYLQIIDKPQVRLASGEMSEVSTGSEVAVPTTTFTDAVSRTSIEFRRVGLTFKVRPLFLDAGRVRLDVEAENGVLGSPQKVGDYEVPTITSQRVKSVATMTFDDGLMIGGLETVRRSQRFGLLGKSETVEAGRLYLLLVLRSGQPKAVPVDPAGFWSDWDSPATLPAVDDLPGSVLPPMNWRNEERSFLRSRGHPAK; the protein is encoded by the coding sequence ATGAGACTCGTAATTCTCGTTGTTATCGGGATCGCCGTAACCATCTTCGGCCTCAAGAGGTGCACCGGCAGCAACGCTCCGAAGCTCCCCTTTCTGGGAGGCAAGGCGAAGCAGGAAGAACATGCGAAGGCTGACCAGGATGCCGTTCCGGCGAAAGTCACGCCGCCGGTCTTCAACACGTCGCAGGTGATCACGTTCCACAATCGCGTGGTGCCGTCGGCTGAGGTGATCGGGCGAGGTGGCGAGGGCCAGCAAGCGCCCGTTACCTGGACGGTCGACACGGCCTCTAATAGCATCCTTGTCCGTGGTGAGGCCAAGGGGGTTGCCGACATGGTCGCAGCACTACGGCAGCTCGATATCGGCGGCGATGAATGCTTCGTCGACGGAACTATGATGTTTGTCCGTGGCGATCGTGTGAAGGATTTTGAAGCGACCATCGCATATCGGGAGGGAGCCTCGCTAGTTCCGTCCGCAACGCTTTCCCCTGGTGGATTCGGCGTGGTTCTGCCCTGGGATGCTTTCAACGTCTCGTTGTCCTGGCTTTCAGAGAACGGGTATCTGCAGATCATCGACAAGCCGCAGGTGCGGCTTGCTTCTGGCGAAATGTCCGAGGTTTCGACGGGCTCCGAGGTCGCCGTCCCGACCACGACTTTCACCGATGCTGTTTCGAGGACGTCGATTGAGTTCCGCCGCGTCGGCCTCACTTTCAAAGTGCGTCCGTTGTTTCTCGATGCCGGCCGTGTTCGTCTCGATGTCGAAGCGGAAAACGGCGTGCTAGGATCTCCGCAGAAGGTCGGCGACTACGAGGTCCCGACGATTACAAGCCAGCGGGTGAAGTCCGTCGCAACGATGACGTTTGACGACGGATTGATGATTGGCGGACTTGAGACCGTCCGGCGGTCGCAACGGTTCGGCCTCCTCGGCAAATCCGAGACCGTGGAGGCAGGCAGGCTCTATTTGCTGCTCGTTCTCCGCTCCGGCCAGCCGAAGGCGGTTCCGGTCGATCCTGCGGGCTTCTGGAGCGATTGGGATAGCCCGGCGACCCTTCCCGCCGTGGACGACCTCCCCGGATCGGTTCTTCCCCCCATGAATTGGCGGAACGAAGAGCGGAGTTTCCTCCGGTCTCGTGGTCATCCCGCCAAATAG